One genomic region from Epinephelus fuscoguttatus linkage group LG8, E.fuscoguttatus.final_Chr_v1 encodes:
- the crabp2a gene encoding cellular retinoic acid-binding protein 2a has protein sequence MERKIPNFAGTWEMRSSENFEELLKKLGVNMMLRMIAVKAASKPLVEITQDGETLSIKTSTTVRTTHITFTVGQEFNETTVDGRACTSFPCWETDSKIRCEQTLQKGEGPKTSWTREITNDGKLILTMKADDVVCTRVYERQ, from the exons ATGGAGCGCAAAATCCCCAACTTTGCCGGCACCTGGGAGATGAGGAGTTCTGAGAACTTCGAGGAACTCTTGAAAAAGTTGG gtgtgaacATGATGCTGCGTATGATTGCGGTAAAGGCAGCTTCCAAGCCTCTGGTGGAAATCACGCAGGACGGAGAGACGCTGTCCATTAAAACCTCAACCACAGTCCGCACCACCCACATCACCTTCACTGTGGGGCAGGAGTTCAATGAGACCACAGTGGATGGACGTGCCTGCACG AGTTTCCCATGCTGGGAAACCGACAGTAAGATCAGATGTGAGCAGACTCTGCAGAAGGGAGAAGGGCCTAAGACGTCCTGGACCCGAGAGATAACCAACGATGGCAAACTGATCCTG ACCATGAAAGCAGATGATGTGGTATGCACCAGAGTCTACGAGCGACAATGA